One Setaria italica strain Yugu1 chromosome I, Setaria_italica_v2.0, whole genome shotgun sequence DNA window includes the following coding sequences:
- the LOC101777895 gene encoding uncharacterized protein LOC101777895, with amino-acid sequence MADSQVEAMRKAYAGIMLSMAQESAARVLAAERRAAALAAGLEAAKDDGVAALLRLKAIMEARVKEVELQSSAHVKRIKELEEQLHGTQKTMASLKVELHLANNELEQTRKTLAEARVNGLPTSKEADSNKDTSPRSEIHQQGQGGNILLKNKKNADDCDEACLVPISAENGAVEKLDINRCSPDLPSFMERNKKPNFYHNGCTQRIHALKQRTKGTGASLKQNPKQATALNSCSKTRKNNAAKNPCHTRSIMEDILQTKFLGKYKGKRGRRSRPSGKHDNSSEHGEAEDKLSDTSDGNGCLLLIQALEQELSPPQMSAGQGVDALTDMKEDLKISRRDAGLNQGTAFPELLDVLAVNNMQVKKRKRTKTIRVLEDELSDSKSVPGSANTLLRTTSEKSVSDNELISEVAENRSDTSAKNNGPPLKCTTENFMHQTSVDNGQFEPENSSTVLLQSTKSEPIDYGNLVVDQLEQRTPNTNTASCKEVLEDGSCTLASHKADASTVSSLDKEENSKASSGLPVQALEKPDASIAISLNKEEHAKTASGASMQAEGARHIKYTFNRRKRKCVSIYSTPQRAVPEKSSDLGSPPKKQNPHPNPVMQEHPVGSPQRDNHLVHIAQQLILLSEHK; translated from the exons GTTAAAGAGGTAGAACTGCAATCTTCAGCGCATGTTAAAAGGATCAAGGAACTAGAAGAGCAATTGCATGGCACACAAAAGACTATGGCCTCGCTTAAAGTTGAGCTGCATCTGGCAAATAATGAATTAGAGCAGACAAGGAAAACCTTAGCTGAGGCAAGAGTAAATGGCCTTCCCACATCCAAGGAAGCTGATTCTAATAAAGACACCAGCCCTCGTTCTGAGATACATCAACAAGGACAAGGAGGAAATATATTGTTGAAGAATAAAAAGAACGCGGACGACTGTGATGAAGCTTGCCTTGTTCCTATATCCGCAGAGAATGGAGCAGTGGAAAAATTGGACATAAATCGTTGTAGTCCTGATCTGCCATCATTTATGGAAAGAAATAAGAAACCTAATTTCTATCATAATGGGTGTACACAGCGTATCCATGCACTTAAACAGCGGACTAAAGGAACAGGTGCATCCCTGAAACAAAATCCAAAGCAGGCTACTGCATTGAATAGCTGTTCAAAGACCAGAAAGAATAATGCTGCTAAAAACCCATGCCACACAAGGTCCATCATGGAAGACATACTTCAAACAAAATTTCTGGGCAAGTACAAGGGCAAGAGAGGCAGAAGAAGCAGGCCCAGTGGTAAGCATGATAATTCCAGTGAGCATGGGGAAGCAGAAGATAAGTTATCTGATACATCTGATGGAAATGGGTGTTTGCTGCTAATTCAGGCTCTTGAACAGGAACTTTCACCACCACAGATGTCTGCTGGACAGGGTGTGGATGCCTTAACTGACATGAAGGAAgacttaaaaataagcaggagGGATGCTGGCTTAAATCAGGGGACTGCCTTCCCTGAACTGCTTGATGTCCTTGCAGTCAAcaacatgcaagtgaaaaagagaaaaagaacaaAGACTATCAGGGTTTTGGAAGATGAACTTTCCGATTCCAAAAGTGTTCCTGGATCTGCTAACACCCTGCTTAGGACAACCAGCGAGAAAAGCGTGTCTGATAATGAATTGATCTCTGAGGTGGCAGAGAATCGCTCAGATACATCTGCCAAAAACAATGGTCCTCCTCTGAAATGTACTACTGAAAACTTTATGCATCAGACTAGTGTAGATAATGGTCAATTTGAACCTGAAAACAGCTCTACAGTGCTCCTTCAGTCGACCAAAAGTGAACCTATAGATTATG GTAACTTAGTGGTGGACCAGCTAGAGCAGAGAACACCAAATACTAATACTGCAAGCTGTAAGGAAGTTTTAGAGGATGGAAGCTGCACTTTGGCTTCACATAAGGCTGATGCTTCAACTGTTAGTTCATTGGACAAAGAAGAAAATTCGAAGGCATCTTCTGGACTTCCCGTGCAAGCTTTAGAGAAACCTGATGCTTCAATTGCTATCTCCCTGAACAAAGAAGAGCATGCAAAGACAGCTTCTGGAGCTTCCATGCAAGCTGAAGGTGCCAGACATATCAAATACACATTCAACCGCAGGAAGCGCAAGTGTGTGTCTATATACAGCACCCCTCAGCGTGCTGTTCCTGAGAAGAGCAGCGACCTGGGTAGTCCACCTAAAAAGCAAAATCCTCATCCAAATCCTGTGATGCAAGAGCATCCAGTGGGTTCTCCTCAACGCGACAATCATCTAGTCCATATTGCCCAACAG CTCATTTTGTTGTCAGAGCATAAGTGA